One segment of bacterium DNA contains the following:
- the kdpC gene encoding potassium-transporting ATPase subunit KdpC — METTTHLNGALNQLLASLRLVLVTIVVCCILYPLGIYLFAQLAVPWSAEGSLLRDEQGQVVGSALIAQGFDSSRHFWPRPSAVGYDAAAAGGSNLSPVNPELRVRAEADLARLGGDKRALVPADLATASGSGLDPHITLEAALYQAPRVAAARSLPLEAVLKVLHKEVKRDAGRLNAGPLVNVLLVNLELDRIEK; from the coding sequence ATGGAAACGACGACGCATTTGAACGGAGCGCTAAATCAACTTCTGGCCTCGCTGCGCCTGGTGCTGGTGACAATCGTGGTCTGTTGCATTCTCTATCCGTTGGGCATATATCTCTTCGCCCAGTTGGCCGTCCCCTGGAGCGCCGAGGGCTCGCTTTTGCGGGATGAACAGGGTCAGGTGGTGGGCAGCGCGCTGATCGCCCAGGGGTTTGACAGCTCGCGCCATTTCTGGCCCCGGCCCTCTGCGGTCGGTTACGACGCGGCCGCGGCTGGAGGGAGCAACCTTTCGCCAGTGAACCCCGAGCTGCGTGTTCGCGCGGAGGCCGACCTGGCGCGGCTGGGCGGCGACAAACGGGCCCTGGTCCCAGCCGACCTGGCGACCGCCTCGGGAAGCGGCCTGGACCCGCATATCACCCTGGAGGCGGCCCTGTACCAGGCACCGCGTGTCGCGGCGGCGCGGAGCCTTCCGCTGGAGGCAGTGCTTAAGGTTCTGCATAAAGAGGTAAAAAGGGATGCCGGTCGACTCAATGCCGGGCCCCTGGTGAATGTCCTGTTGGTGAACCTCGAACTGGACAGGATCGAAAAATGA
- a CDS encoding PTS sugar transporter subunit IIA, giving the protein MNDSRADSFLRLIRRSQRGRLKIYLGYAAGVGKTYQMLLEARRLRQEGVEVAVGLVECHGRAETLALTEGLELIPRRRITYRGIEIEEMDLAAILARRPAVVLVDELAHNNVPGSKNAKRYQDVDEILSAGIHVISTLNIQHLESLYETVERATGVRVRERIPDRVVAEADQLVNVDLTTEDLRRRIEEGKVYTQERIETALSHFFRTTNLEQLRELTLRELAAQIDSRQRGPLTDETPSSPDQVMVCISSGGPNTEALLRYASRLAGRLNRNWYAVYVQTSAERPTVVDARTQRQLADTMTLAQQLGAAVFTYRGEDIAKTILLFAREYRVGHIVIGTPGRKLPLWRRMLGEVSIVERLYSESSGMTIVLLDTRAEERKAFREAGEDSGVQVQEKAPAAAGTGEAPKSPLENVPVVIWEESMEKEDAMKELLEVSCESEPAVKDNAWYALLERERQGGTFLGEDVAIPHARIAGISRPLVALGVGKLDIHERETGRNFRLMLLLLSPADNPNIHVATLGRISRMARDDQWRRIVLAAKSPEEVLRIIRSWDV; this is encoded by the coding sequence ATGAACGACAGCCGCGCTGACAGTTTCCTGCGCCTGATCCGGCGCTCACAGCGGGGGAGGCTGAAAATCTACCTGGGCTACGCCGCCGGGGTGGGTAAGACCTACCAGATGCTGCTCGAGGCCCGCCGTCTGCGCCAGGAGGGAGTCGAGGTGGCGGTGGGCCTGGTCGAATGCCACGGCCGGGCCGAGACTCTCGCCCTGACCGAGGGGCTGGAGCTTATCCCGCGGCGACGGATCACCTACCGCGGGATCGAGATCGAGGAAATGGACCTGGCTGCAATCCTGGCCCGTCGTCCGGCTGTGGTCCTGGTCGATGAGCTGGCGCACAACAACGTGCCGGGCAGCAAGAACGCCAAACGCTACCAGGATGTGGATGAGATCCTTTCCGCGGGCATCCATGTCATTTCCACCCTGAACATCCAGCACCTGGAGAGCCTTTACGAGACAGTCGAGCGCGCCACCGGGGTCAGGGTGCGCGAACGCATTCCCGACCGCGTGGTGGCCGAGGCGGACCAGCTGGTCAACGTGGACCTGACCACCGAGGACCTTCGACGCAGGATCGAGGAAGGCAAGGTCTACACCCAGGAGCGGATCGAGACCGCGCTGAGCCATTTTTTCAGGACGACCAACCTGGAGCAGCTGCGCGAGCTGACACTGCGCGAGCTGGCGGCCCAGATCGACTCGCGTCAACGCGGCCCACTGACCGATGAGACACCCTCCAGCCCGGACCAGGTGATGGTCTGTATCAGCTCGGGCGGCCCCAACACTGAGGCCCTTTTGCGCTACGCCTCCCGCCTGGCCGGCCGTCTTAACCGCAACTGGTACGCAGTGTACGTGCAGACTTCCGCAGAGCGCCCCACCGTGGTGGACGCCCGCACGCAGCGCCAGCTGGCCGACACCATGACCCTGGCCCAGCAACTGGGAGCGGCGGTATTCACCTACCGTGGCGAGGACATCGCCAAGACGATCCTTCTGTTTGCCAGGGAGTACCGGGTCGGGCATATCGTGATCGGCACCCCCGGCAGGAAACTGCCCCTTTGGAGACGGATGCTGGGCGAGGTCAGTATCGTGGAGCGCCTGTACAGTGAAAGCTCCGGTATGACCATCGTACTACTCGATACGCGGGCCGAGGAAAGGAAAGCCTTCCGGGAGGCTGGCGAAGACTCTGGTGTGCAAGTGCAGGAGAAAGCTCCGGCTGCCGCCGGGACTGGTGAGGCGCCGAAATCTCCTCTGGAAAACGTCCCGGTCGTGATCTGGGAGGAGTCGATGGAGAAAGAGGACGCCATGAAAGAGCTTCTGGAAGTATCCTGCGAAAGTGAACCAGCAGTCAAGGACAACGCCTGGTACGCTCTTCTGGAACGGGAGCGCCAGGGAGGGACGTTCCTGGGCGAGGACGTAGCTATCCCGCATGCCCGGATCGCTGGAATTTCCCGGCCCCTTGTGGCCCTCGGCGTGGGGAAACTGGACATCCACGAGCGCGAGACAGGACGGAATTTCAGGCTCATGCTTCTGCTTCTTTCTCCAGCCGATAACCCGAACATTCATGTAGCCACCCTCGGCAGGATCAGCCGGATGGCGCGGGATGACCAGTGGCGGCGTATAGTACTCGCCGCGAAAAGTCCGGAGGAGGTGCTGCGGATCATCCGCTCGTGGGACGTATGA
- a CDS encoding PAS domain S-box protein, which produces MDDGLASNRVLSVMQDSSGFMWFGTLNGISRFDGQQFISYFNQKALDAKKGTYRMLQDRQGRLWFCIQDGLARLENGEWRVFTSRDGLAGNYGMLLFEDRRGWIWFGTQEGLNCYNNREWRSYSIRDGLADDTVREILETASGDLISVSSHGLSLFDSLKLSWKHWLVEDSLGIKTIYTIKLDHQGNLWLGTDDGLRVNDGKRWKSFTPSNSPVPQAVGVLYVGREGNLWLGGHNEVIEYNGRNWRVHSLDEQKIHILHPVYQDVSGRLWISDKSDRGAYILDNGRFTRMDRNNGMLEGAIWDIKGDRDGNVWFAVYNQGVSLLPRNPFSIFRGEQYLGGNMVFDCLIDSRQDIWIGTDLWLSRYDGKRWKSYKREDGVPSPLVYCLAEDSSGGIWCGTDSGAARFDGKKWTNAQIDPILRKQSVKTILTDRRGVVWIGTEKGLTEYDGSSGRSYTTEDGLPGNLVISLCETPSGELWVGTTEGAARFNGRRFEPFGKPQGLVSDYINDIFADSSGNIWFGTENGICRYDGRRIDTLTTADGLSSNTCYFINRIGREMLFGTMTGLNRYDGKQFRFYGQEEGLAGSDLNRGASAVDRKGRLWFGSTEGLTVFDPSNELVSRNGPRVYITRASLIGPDSSFSEGAVLKHFENDLRFDFVGLDFSSPEKVVYSYRLDSFDGEWKETRLSSVNFVNVPSGRHVFEVVARNGHGLESPAPARFAFTIKPAFFQTAVFKLLLLLTLTAIVLLFVRYWHKRKVTQELRAKNIQLEREIAERERIGDELRESEQHLSDIVDFLPDATFAIDLEGKVILWNRAVEEMTGVRAEDILSKGNYEYALPFYGIRRPILVDLVLKWDDENARNYQHVRIDSGNVILAEIDTTILGKDLTLFGKAKPLSSTKGEIIGAIESVRDISDRKRAEKKLQEERQRLASIIEGTHVGTWEWNVQTGETVFNERWADIFGYRLEELLPVSIKTWEHFTHPDDLRNTNNVLQKHFKGDSDFYEVEFRMRHKDGHWVWVLDRGKVTSWTEDGKPLLMQGTHTDITERKRAEDAILEKAALLEAQVNATIDGILVVDENRKRLLINQRMIELFDVPQYCLDSEDDNVLLEYVAGKAKHPDEFIARILYLFEHKNETCLDEIEFQNGMRLDRYSAPVLGQEGNYYGRIWTFRDITERKQAEEAILKRLTYERLLSQISSSAVKVDDLQTFLQECMALIGEIIAVSRTYIFEYHQATETSSNTIEWCSEGTSSQKDALQNIPNSVSPWGFEMLRNGNSLSYSDIEDIPDTSLKDFLRFYGSKSLLVVPLFIRGNYYGFMGFDECNRKRIWPDEDIELLLSISRIITGAIERKQASMEIMANMQRTEALLQLGRMTDVALKEITDFALEKAIEITGSQIGYLAFVNEDESILTINSWSKSALEECAVVDRPIIYPLVETGLWGEAVRQRKPIITNDYSAENAWKKGLPKGHVSLLRHMNTPIFDNSRIVLVAGVGNKEEDYSENDCQQLTLLMQGMWHLIEHKRTEDALRLTQFATDKASEHVMWGDADGNIIYANDSACESLGYTRDEFLKLNVQDIDPGFSPEDLKRHVEELTRLGSMTFESRHRAKDGRIFPVEIRANYCDNKGQFMSCAFDHDISERKRAEQQLRESEEKFRLISEQSLMAIFILQDDRILYANQAAADQTGYKVEELLKLGPGEFAFTIHPDDRQFVQRQKSIKQGGREGATARFFFRGVRKNGATLWLDQYSRTILYEGRTADLIVRADITEIKNAERALRESEERFRMIIEASKDGMIAVNRQGLIKIFNPAAEKIFGRTSSEMLDQPLDLLMPQNMREEHRRYVESFFERGEPDRAIDRTLQLKGLHGDGTEFDIELSLSKGAADGKEFVLAVIRDITDKLTLEANLLQSRKMETIGQLAGGVAHDFNNMLSVIIGHTEVALGQVDPEQELHFVLMEILTAAERSADLTHQLLAFARKQTISPRVLNLNKTVAGTLGMLRRLIGEAIELNWLPGDDLFPIRMDPSQIDQVLTNLCINARDAIAGVGKISISTGAVVIDEADCAGNPGFLPGRYVLLAVSDSGRGMDRETLDRVFEPFFTTKERGKGTGLGLATVYGIVKQNDGFINVYSEPEKGTIFKIYLPGHDEPEERVSNVEPNQYKAASGNETVLLVEDEPSILVLATTMLEHQGYKVLSASSPNDAIGLANEYKGKIDLLLTDVVMPEMNGRDLAKELLTLCPDIRQLFMSGYTADVIAHHGVLEDGVHFLQKPFTARTLLEKVRLVLDSV; this is translated from the coding sequence GTGGATGACGGCCTGGCCAGCAACCGTGTTCTTTCGGTCATGCAGGATTCCTCCGGATTCATGTGGTTCGGGACTCTGAACGGAATATCCAGGTTCGATGGGCAGCAGTTCATATCCTATTTCAACCAGAAAGCTCTGGATGCAAAGAAGGGAACCTACCGGATGCTCCAGGATCGCCAGGGCCGTCTGTGGTTCTGTATTCAGGACGGGCTGGCCAGGCTTGAAAACGGGGAATGGCGTGTTTTCACTTCCAGAGACGGGCTGGCCGGGAATTATGGCATGCTGCTCTTTGAGGACCGCCGTGGTTGGATCTGGTTCGGTACTCAAGAGGGCTTGAACTGTTATAACAACCGGGAATGGCGCTCCTATTCCATCCGGGATGGGCTGGCCGATGACACCGTGAGAGAAATTCTGGAAACAGCTTCGGGAGATCTCATAAGTGTTTCAAGCCATGGATTGAGCTTGTTCGATTCTTTGAAGCTGAGTTGGAAACACTGGCTGGTCGAGGACTCGCTGGGTATTAAAACAATTTATACCATCAAGCTCGATCACCAGGGCAACCTCTGGCTGGGGACGGATGACGGTCTGAGGGTGAATGACGGCAAGCGATGGAAGTCATTCACACCGTCCAACAGTCCGGTCCCTCAGGCGGTCGGGGTCTTGTATGTCGGCAGGGAAGGCAATCTGTGGCTCGGTGGTCATAACGAAGTGATTGAGTACAATGGGCGCAACTGGCGGGTTCATTCTCTCGATGAGCAGAAGATTCATATTCTCCACCCCGTGTATCAGGATGTGTCCGGTCGGCTCTGGATTTCAGACAAGTCCGACCGTGGAGCTTACATATTGGATAACGGCCGGTTTACAAGGATGGACAGAAACAACGGCATGCTCGAAGGGGCGATCTGGGATATAAAGGGGGACCGGGACGGCAACGTCTGGTTTGCCGTATATAACCAGGGGGTCAGTCTCCTGCCGCGCAATCCGTTTTCAATTTTCCGCGGAGAGCAATACCTGGGCGGCAACATGGTGTTCGACTGCCTGATAGACTCCAGACAGGATATCTGGATCGGTACGGACCTCTGGTTGAGCCGCTATGATGGAAAGCGCTGGAAATCGTACAAAAGAGAAGACGGCGTGCCGAGTCCCCTCGTTTATTGCCTGGCCGAGGATTCATCGGGCGGGATCTGGTGCGGCACCGACAGCGGCGCCGCGAGATTTGACGGGAAGAAATGGACCAACGCGCAGATTGATCCGATATTACGGAAACAGAGTGTCAAGACCATCCTCACCGACCGTCGGGGCGTAGTCTGGATCGGCACTGAGAAAGGTTTGACGGAATACGACGGTTCCTCGGGCCGCTCATACACCACCGAAGACGGCCTGCCGGGCAATCTGGTCATCTCCCTCTGCGAGACTCCATCCGGGGAACTCTGGGTCGGGACCACCGAGGGCGCGGCGCGCTTCAACGGCCGGCGGTTTGAGCCTTTCGGTAAGCCTCAGGGACTGGTTTCGGATTACATCAACGACATTTTCGCCGATTCGTCGGGAAATATCTGGTTCGGAACGGAAAACGGTATCTGCCGTTACGATGGCCGCCGGATCGATACTCTGACTACCGCGGACGGGTTGTCCAGCAACACCTGCTACTTTATCAACCGGATCGGCCGGGAGATGTTATTCGGCACGATGACTGGCCTGAACCGTTACGACGGCAAACAGTTCAGGTTTTACGGCCAGGAGGAGGGTCTGGCCGGAAGCGATCTGAACCGCGGGGCCTCGGCCGTGGACCGGAAAGGAAGGCTTTGGTTCGGCTCCACCGAGGGTTTGACGGTCTTCGATCCGTCCAACGAGCTTGTCTCCCGGAACGGCCCCCGGGTCTATATAACCAGGGCCAGTTTGATCGGCCCGGATTCCAGTTTTTCGGAGGGAGCGGTACTTAAACATTTCGAAAACGACCTTCGTTTCGATTTTGTCGGTCTGGATTTCAGTTCCCCGGAAAAAGTGGTGTATTCCTACCGGCTCGACAGTTTTGACGGGGAATGGAAAGAGACCCGCCTGAGTTCCGTCAATTTCGTAAATGTTCCGTCTGGACGGCACGTGTTCGAGGTTGTGGCTCGAAACGGACACGGCCTTGAAAGCCCGGCGCCGGCTCGTTTTGCCTTTACGATCAAGCCTGCCTTTTTTCAAACCGCAGTTTTCAAACTGTTACTGTTGCTCACCTTGACAGCGATTGTCCTGCTGTTCGTCCGCTACTGGCATAAGAGAAAAGTCACTCAGGAACTCAGGGCAAAGAACATTCAGCTTGAGCGGGAAATCGCCGAGCGGGAAAGGATCGGCGATGAACTGCGCGAGTCTGAACAGCATCTGAGTGATATTGTTGATTTCCTTCCGGATGCGACTTTTGCCATCGACCTGGAAGGAAAGGTCATCCTCTGGAACCGGGCCGTGGAGGAAATGACCGGAGTCAGGGCTGAAGATATCCTGTCGAAAGGCAATTACGAATACGCCCTGCCGTTTTATGGTATCCGCCGTCCGATACTGGTGGACCTGGTGCTAAAATGGGATGATGAGAATGCAAGAAATTACCAGCATGTGAGGATCGATTCCGGTAACGTGATTCTGGCCGAGATCGATACGACCATATTGGGAAAGGATTTGACTCTTTTTGGCAAAGCCAAACCCCTGTCCAGTACAAAAGGCGAGATAATCGGCGCGATAGAGTCGGTCCGTGATATTTCCGACCGCAAGCGGGCCGAGAAAAAACTTCAGGAAGAACGCCAGCGTTTGGCGAGCATCATCGAGGGAACTCATGTCGGGACCTGGGAATGGAATGTCCAGACCGGCGAGACTGTTTTCAATGAACGCTGGGCTGACATTTTTGGATACAGGTTGGAAGAACTGTTACCTGTATCGATCAAAACCTGGGAGCACTTCACCCATCCGGACGATCTCAGGAATACAAACAATGTGCTTCAAAAGCATTTCAAAGGAGATAGCGACTTCTATGAGGTCGAGTTCCGGATGAGGCACAAGGACGGGCACTGGGTCTGGGTCCTCGACCGGGGCAAGGTGACAAGCTGGACCGAGGACGGGAAACCGCTGTTGATGCAAGGAACCCATACCGATATAACCGAGCGCAAGCGGGCGGAAGATGCGATCCTGGAGAAAGCGGCCCTGCTCGAGGCGCAGGTGAACGCGACTATCGACGGGATACTGGTGGTAGACGAGAATAGAAAACGCCTGCTCATAAATCAGCGTATGATCGAGCTGTTCGATGTTCCGCAATACTGTCTCGATAGTGAGGATGATAACGTGCTGCTCGAGTATGTGGCCGGGAAAGCCAAGCACCCCGATGAATTCATCGCCAGAATACTGTATCTGTTCGAGCATAAGAACGAGACCTGCCTCGACGAGATTGAATTCCAGAACGGGATGCGCCTGGACCGCTATTCCGCGCCGGTGCTGGGCCAGGAAGGGAACTACTACGGCCGGATTTGGACATTCAGGGATATAACCGAACGCAAGCAAGCCGAGGAGGCGATACTGAAACGGCTGACCTACGAACGCCTCCTGTCGCAAATATCCTCCAGTGCGGTCAAGGTCGATGATCTTCAGACGTTCCTGCAGGAATGCATGGCGCTTATTGGCGAGATCATCGCGGTGAGCCGTACCTATATTTTCGAGTATCATCAGGCGACTGAAACGTCAAGCAATACCATAGAGTGGTGTTCCGAAGGAACATCCTCCCAGAAAGACGCTCTGCAAAACATTCCCAACAGCGTCAGCCCCTGGGGATTTGAGATGCTAAGAAACGGAAACAGCCTCTCTTACTCCGATATTGAGGATATACCCGATACCTCATTAAAGGATTTCCTCAGATTTTATGGATCTAAATCTCTCCTGGTGGTCCCTCTGTTTATCAGGGGCAACTACTACGGTTTCATGGGCTTCGATGAGTGCAACCGCAAACGAATCTGGCCGGATGAGGATATTGAGCTGCTCCTTTCCATATCCCGGATCATTACCGGCGCCATAGAGCGTAAGCAGGCTTCCATGGAGATCATGGCCAACATGCAGCGCACGGAAGCCCTGTTGCAGCTCGGGAGAATGACAGACGTAGCTTTGAAGGAGATCACCGATTTCGCCCTGGAGAAAGCCATCGAGATAACCGGAAGCCAAATCGGGTACCTGGCTTTCGTAAACGAGGACGAGAGCATACTCACAATAAACTCCTGGTCGAAATCCGCCCTTGAGGAATGTGCGGTTGTCGACAGACCGATAATCTATCCTCTCGTTGAGACAGGGCTCTGGGGCGAGGCGGTCAGGCAGCGCAAGCCGATTATCACCAACGACTATTCCGCTGAAAACGCCTGGAAAAAAGGTCTCCCCAAAGGGCATGTCAGCCTTTTGCGCCACATGAACACGCCGATATTTGACAATAGCAGAATAGTGTTAGTGGCCGGCGTAGGAAACAAAGAGGAAGATTATTCTGAGAACGATTGCCAGCAATTGACCTTGCTGATGCAGGGCATGTGGCACCTGATTGAGCATAAACGGACCGAGGACGCCCTGAGACTGACGCAGTTTGCCACGGACAAGGCATCCGAGCATGTCATGTGGGGGGATGCTGACGGAAATATCATATATGCGAACGATTCCGCCTGCGAATCCCTGGGCTACACGCGGGATGAATTTTTAAAACTGAATGTGCAGGACATAGATCCCGGTTTTTCGCCCGAAGATTTGAAAAGGCATGTGGAAGAGCTGACCCGCCTCGGATCGATGACTTTCGAATCGCGCCATCGCGCCAAGGACGGCCGTATCTTCCCGGTGGAAATCAGGGCCAATTATTGCGACAACAAAGGCCAGTTCATGAGCTGCGCTTTTGACCATGACATCAGCGAGCGCAAGCGGGCGGAGCAGCAGTTGAGGGAAAGCGAGGAAAAGTTCAGGCTCATTTCCGAGCAATCCCTGATGGCGATATTCATCCTGCAGGATGACCGTATTCTTTATGCCAACCAGGCGGCGGCCGATCAGACGGGATATAAGGTGGAGGAGTTGCTCAAGCTCGGGCCGGGAGAGTTTGCCTTTACGATCCACCCGGATGACCGGCAATTCGTGCAGCGCCAGAAATCAATTAAACAGGGTGGCCGGGAAGGTGCAACAGCCCGATTTTTCTTCAGGGGAGTTAGAAAAAACGGAGCAACCCTCTGGCTGGACCAGTATTCAAGAACCATTCTCTACGAGGGCAGAACGGCCGATCTGATCGTACGCGCCGATATCACCGAAATCAAGAATGCGGAGCGCGCCCTGCGTGAAAGCGAGGAACGTTTCCGCATGATTATCGAGGCGAGCAAAGACGGCATGATTGCGGTCAACAGACAGGGCCTGATAAAAATCTTCAACCCGGCGGCTGAAAAAATATTCGGCCGCACGAGCAGTGAAATGCTGGATCAGCCGCTCGATCTTCTGATGCCGCAGAATATGCGTGAGGAACACCGCAGATATGTCGAGAGCTTTTTCGAGAGGGGTGAGCCGGATAGAGCAATCGACAGGACCCTTCAGCTTAAGGGGCTCCACGGAGACGGGACAGAGTTCGATATCGAATTGAGCCTTTCAAAAGGGGCTGCCGACGGTAAAGAGTTCGTATTGGCCGTGATCCGGGATATTACGGATAAGCTGACCCTTGAAGCCAATCTCCTGCAATCCAGGAAGATGGAGACTATCGGCCAACTGGCGGGCGGGGTGGCGCACGATTTCAACAACATGCTGAGTGTGATAATCGGTCATACCGAGGTGGCGCTGGGACAGGTGGATCCGGAGCAGGAACTGCATTTCGTCCTTATGGAAATACTCACCGCCGCCGAGCGGTCCGCGGACCTTACACACCAACTGCTGGCTTTCGCGCGCAAGCAGACGATCTCGCCCCGGGTGCTGAACCTGAATAAAACCGTGGCGGGAACGCTCGGTATGCTGCGGCGCCTGATAGGCGAGGCGATTGAACTGAACTGGCTGCCGGGGGATGATCTTTTTCCGATCAGGATGGATCCTTCCCAGATCGATCAGGTTCTGACCAACCTGTGCATCAATGCCAGGGATGCTATTGCCGGGGTCGGGAAAATCAGTATCAGTACTGGAGCGGTTGTTATCGATGAGGCCGACTGTGCCGGGAATCCAGGATTCCTGCCTGGCAGGTATGTCCTTCTGGCTGTCAGCGATAGCGGCAGGGGCATGGACCGGGAAACGCTGGACAGGGTGTTTGAGCCGTTTTTCACGACCAAGGAACGGGGTAAAGGAACCGGCCTTGGATTGGCTACTGTATATGGCATAGTGAAACAGAACGATGGGTTTATCAACGTATACAGCGAACCTGAAAAAGGTACAATATTCAAGATATATTTACCCGGTCACGATGAACCGGAAGAGCGGGTATCAAATGTCGAGCCGAATCAATATAAGGCTGCCAGCGGTAACGAGACTGTTCTTCTGGTTGAAGATGAACCGTCTATTCTCGTCTTGGCCACAACCATGCTCGAACATCAGGGCTACAAAGTGCTGTCCGCCAGTTCGCCCAATGATGCCATCGGCCTGGCCAATGAGTATAAAGGAAAGATCGATCTTCTGTTGACAGATGTGGTCATGCCGGAAATGAACGGCCGGGACCTGGCGAAGGAGCTTCTCACTCTCTGCCCGGATATCAGGCAATTATTCATGTCCGGATATACGGCCGATGTAATCGCTCACCATG